The genomic interval CTTTGCTTATCTGTACAAGAATACTAAATCACAAATTAGTTTTCTCTGTAGATATTTGACTGTTTTGCAATATTCAAAATTTGCAGCAAATTATAAACCAGAAAATCAGGTTGTTTTCTAATTTAAGGCAAATCAAGAATGGGGAAACAATTACCTGTTTTAAGTAAATTCAGTGTGTTAATAAAGCTTATCAGTTAAGGTATGTGTTCTTGCTCCATTTCTTAAGATAATAATTTCTTTAATATCTGGAGGGATTGTCATGTTAGTTTTGTGGCACTTTAAATATTGGTTAATGTATGTATTATGCCAAAGATTtcatagatttttattttttactttataattttttaaatataatatgcCTTTAAATTGCCACAAGACTCTGAAACTTCATTCTTAGCAATCTTTCGAATGAACATCCTGAAATTGGTAAGATTGTTCCCATGAATGTATTACATGTCTTCCGAAACTGACAGAGAATTAATGGGCCCTCCTTTGTTTCTTTAAATCCAAAAGATCTACTTTATTTGGCAGGTGATGAAAATGACTTTTTTGACTTGGCAAATTTTACAAAGAAGTTTGAAGAAAGCCTTCGGTCATCCTTCAAAAATGTAAGAACAATGTAATTGTGTATAGTTTTCTAAAGTGGAGACATTTTACTTATTATTCTACcatattaaaataatgaaatataaagcAATTTAGAATTACAAGAAAGAAAGGTGTCATTCCACtaagaaattttaaaatgtttttggtcTCGAATTCTGACAGGTTTACAAGCCATTTTATTATTGCACATTTTATTATCATATTGAGGAAAGATCATTGGATATACTATAAGGATAGTGTAGAAAAGTCCTTTGCAGTGTATTTGTTTCTCTTGTAATACATCTATAAAAACTAATAATCACTTGACACACGCTTTTAACTATGATGTGCTTGCTGTATTAGATATTTGATTATATTGCCAGCATAATAATGTGGATTTCTCCTTTATTTCTAAATCAGGTAACTATCACTTTTAAAGAATTTGAAGATAATTCAATATGGATTCGAGTTGCATGGGGAGCACAGTATAGAAAACCAAACCAGTACAAGCCAAGTTATGTTGTTTACCACTCACAGACTCCTTATGTCTTCATCTGTAAATCTATAAATAAAAGCTCCATGCCTCTGCTTTTTCAGGTAAATGTACTTGGCCTTTATGTTTCATGCTCTGTCAGTCTTAAGGTACATTCTGAACAAAAGTGAATGAATGACAATAGAAGTTTTGGTTTGTTTATTCCgctgtgatttttatttttgagaatttacatattatatattatttattacatgcatttaggGTTACATTACATATGTAATTACATATGTGTTATTGAATTAAATCAAATGATAATTCTAAAAAAGGAATGTAATGAAATAGAATGATAATAGTCTTtcaacattaaattaaaataaaactaccTCCATTTTCATTTGAAGGCACTGCTGGTTGCTGCAAATTACAGTGATATCCATGAAATGGACCTCCGAAGCCGTTGTTTAGATTCCCTTAAAGATATTGTATTTAAGCGATGTAGCAAGGTGAGATGTTTGTAACTGTTCTAAACCAAATCTTGGGATTCTTGTTTTGGGATTGCCTCAAAACCTCCAAGCAGGTTTGAAAATGCCTTCTTCCAAGACACTGTGCCATAGTACTGTAGAGCAGGACAATCTTGTAATAAGGTAACACTAGGCCGATTTCCAAACATCTGGTGTTCTGGAAATATTTCTCAACACttaattaaaagacaaataacatatttcattgcataatagtcacactttctaTTCCCTGGTTGGAAAAAAGGGGGtccaactattatgcaatgaaatacagttgGTGCCTTCTATTTATTGCATTCTGGgtttgttgcttttaaaaaaaaaacctgtcttaTCCTTGAGAtgaagaggaaagagagagagctcGGTATTCGTTTAAACTTTCACTGAGGGGAAAAGGGAGTTCCTCAGTTTTATAAATGCCTGCAATGTTTATctgaggaaaggagaaaaaccCGTTTGGGGACCCCAAAAACGGAGGTgtaactgttctgcagtggcaACTATATCGTAATGTAATATGGTAGTAAATTTGGCTTGCTGGTGGAATTGGGGCATGCCTAGACATTAGGAACTAGGCCAATTCTCACAATTCCTTGCATAAGTCAGAAATCGGGCATCCTGACGAAATTCCTCTGAATATAGAGCTCCATATTCCTCCATGACTTAGCACCTGCCACATACCACTGGGGAGGGAAAGGCATTGAGATGCAGTTCAGATCTGGGAAAGGGGCTGTTTGCAACTTGGTTGGACTAGGGAAAAAAATAAGTATGTGCTCTCGAATGGAATGCATGCACATTTTCTCTCACCCAGGAACTCAGGATTCCAGATCTTCATAACAAAGGTCCCTCCTGAGACCTGGTGGTTAGTAGGTAGTGGGAAGTTTTTCAATGCAGTGAGTAGGCAAGTGAATATGGAAGGAATAGGCAACTGTGGCATAGGAGAAACTATCCTTTTTCCTCAGCTGGGCTGCTCTGATGCATAACCAGCAACTTGGAGGTGACAAAAAGTCAGTTCTGGTTTCTGTGCAGGCTGGTAGCAGCTATTGGGAAGCAGGAATGAGGCCATGAAAGGGAGTTGATGCTGCACTTTTCTCACCTCTGAATGaaaagcccccagtggtgcactgggttaaacccttgtgccagcaggacggattacttgaaggttgggttgctgacctgaaggttgctgcttcgaatccaacccagggagagcgcggatgagctccctttatcagctctagctccatgcagggacatgagagaagcctcccaccaggatggtaaaaacatccacgCATCCCTTGGGCAGACCGCCAATTCTcttataccagaagcgacttgcagtttctcaagtcgctcctaacatgaaaaaaaaccctctgaatgGAAGCGTGAGTTGTACGTAATTGAGACATATTCCTTCAAACCTGGTTGTGACTAGCTTCCTGTTGGTCTCAAAGAAACCAGAATGCATTTCACAACTGTTTGTAAAACACACTGAGTTGTGAATCTGGAAAGCTTGTTTTTACTGATTATATGGATGAAAATATACTAAATGAATGTTCTTTTCTCCTTGCTTCCTTAGAGCTTTCCAACCCATCACCTACAACCTCTCCAAGAAAAAAACAGCAATCTGGAAAATGGTATCTATACTGACTTATGATACATAGTTTTAAATCAAAACCATTTCTTCTAATATTAAGGGTGTTTGCCATCACCCATAATGGGTGGACCAGAGTCAGGACATATCTCCTGCGTGCATGCACAGTAAGACATCCAGCAGATGAAGCCTTTCAACCATGCATGTTACTTTGACAGGTATGGTTTAGTTGGGAGCTTAAGAGATTCTTTGTTTTCCAGTGGATCCAAGGATAATTCGGGAAGATAAGCATGAAAAGGAAAGAATTCAAAGGATTGATCGAGAAACCTTTGGTGATGGTCCTCAACCAAAACTAGAGTTTGCACAATATCGGGTAAAAAATTGGTTATGTATATTTGTACATATATTTGCTTTGGATAGTTTTGTTATGTTCTTTATGCCTTCTTTCCATGTGCCTTGCCTCTTGATCCCTGCAAGATTCCATTGGTTTGAGCAACCTGCTCACCAAGGCAGAGGTTTTGAATTTGGTAGCAATTGAGGTGCAGCAGAGGCCTTCCTTGCTCTCTTCTCTGCATGATTGTGTCCTCTAATGCGTTCAGTTGTTTTCCAAATCTTTCGCCATTTACACTCTGGCTGTCATCAGCCTACGCTTCCTCAGAATACCAAGAACCAATGCAGTCTTTTCCGGATGTGTGTGATTTCTAATGATACATTCCTTCAATATGTAGCATTCTTGAGATTCCATTCCAAATCTGAGCACAGTGCTGCTTCTTTTGCTTCCATGTGCCAGATATTAGTTGGATGCAATACAGATTCCTCATTGTGCGCGCAGAGCTTCTCTGCATTTAAAATGGTGAAATACCATGCAAGTGATGAATGGAAACTATTTGTCCTATCTCAGTAGATAAAACAAGTCCAAAGCTAAAATAACTTTCCAGGTTTTTTTCTGTAACCATCAGCCAGCAAGGATTTGGATCTGTAAATTAAAACATGAACCTAACTgcaagacaaacaacattcagaatTGCAACAATGTTATGGGGGGTTCTTTTTTGTaaacaaaataatgtattaatcTTAGGTGCTTGTCTACCACAAGGCGGCAccctttaccttccttgcctttcCACTTATTGTACTCATTGCCTTTAAGAAGGTTGAAGGGTACAAATACAAGCCATGTTCCTTACTATTTGTGTTAAAAAAGCAGGCTTCAGATAAAAATATAGATTCCAATTTCCCTTTAATTCACCATATAGCATTTCAGCATGTAAAATCTAATCAAAACATTAAACCAAGAAAATAAAGAGGTGAGATAAATGTGCATCTTTACCACATGCCAATACAGGGTTATGAGTGGCCTTCACAAAACAGTCATATAAATAAGATGATAAAATATAACTGTTGattttgttaaaaatatatattaggtTTTCAAAAATACAACATTTAAGACCTCCTCCCCCCAACCTCCCCCaccctttaaaaatacaaataaaaattaaaaagatgcTAAAAATATATTGGACTATTtctccccaaaccaggcctagCAAGGCATATATCAAAATATGACTTATTTTTCAAATGTGCAGATGAATGTGTTGTCATCTATAACAAAATAGTAAGGGACTAGATATTTCAGAAAGGAATTCTAAGTCGTCATAAATTAAAAATCAGTTACAATGTGTTGTTCAAAAAAGGAAAGTGTTATGATTTCCAACTGTCAACAATTTAGACGCGAAGGGCTTTTTTAACCTCTTGATTGTTATGGTTTACAGCTTAAGACAACATTCAGAGGCGATCTAATAAATGACATCTTGCCTAATATAGAACCATTTAGATGTACGGTCAAGTTTTCCAGTCCTCATCTTTTAGAAGCCTTACGATCCCTAGCACCAGCTGGTAAGTATTCCAGAAGTAGCAAAATTCAAGCACAATCACTTGTATCATTCCCGTATAGAAGGGGCGGGGAATTTTGCGGGAGGGGACCTGAGTACCCATTTGGGGGTTTGGGATATTAAACAACTGTGTCAGGGTTGTTTGAAACAAAAAGGGCTGCAGTTGAGGGTGGACAATTGCAATTTTTACTGTTGTAACAAAAGCAACCATTTCATAGAAAGGGAGACTGGTGAGATTAGAAGGCCAATATATTTTTGAAACTAGTCCTGTGTGCCAACAAAAAATCTGTTTCATAGTAAGGCAAACCAGTTTTCCATATCACTTTTAAACAAACTCAAAACCAATGTGCCAATGAGCAAAATATTTTAGAGCATTATAGGAGTTCAAAGTAAAATCGAAATACTTTCAGCTGTACTAGTGGCAGAGTCGAATCTGTTTTATGACACTGAAAAAGCAAGCACTGCTAGGCTCTGAATTTCTTCCTGAAGTATATGAAAATGTCAGTTCTATAAACAAATAATAGAATTTGTACATTGACAATTTGTTCTAATGGTGCGGTTTGGTTTTGTCTCCTATCTTAGGGATAGCAGATGCTCCACTCTCCCCGTTACTTACTTGCATCACACAAAAAGCCAGGAACCATTTTAATATCCGAGAGAGAGAAGGTGCACATTCAAAGAACTCTCCTGGTCAGGGACGTATTTACAAGTAGACAAAAAACTCATCTAGCCATTTTCATGGATTATGATTTGACTAAAGGGAAATGACACAGAATCTACGCTGAGTTCTCCACTGTTCATTGCATCCTGTTACAGTAGAACAATGGTCAAATTGGTAGGTTATCTAAACTTCTTTGACTCTGTGACATGTTTTGGTGTATCTATCTGGTACAATCTCTGGCCGAACTTTTTCTACATTGCTTCTGTAATAATCAAAAGCAATCTTCTGTGGTAGGCCATAAGGTCAAACTTTATGAAACTGAGGAATCGGTTGTCATATTACCTTTGGGGCACTTGCTTGGTCTCAGCTAGTTGAATTCTCATTTTTAATACAGTATTACAACTTTATTCAACATGATGCAGTCTTCAGTTGTGAAAATATATGGTCATACTTAGGCCTGCTGGTAATTAAAGCTGATAAATGTTGGGTGTAGTTTTTTgcttatgaaataataaataaattacattttaTGAGCACTCTTGACTATTTTTAACCATTAGCTTGTATAAAGCTTTTTAGTCACACAGTTAAGTCTACAGTTTTGCATCAGATTAAATAGATACGATATGCAGAATTTGGAGTGTGTGCTATGTAATTGTGCTGAATCTGGGATAATACTTTTACCATTAAGATGTTATCAAAGTTTGAAAAAGCTATTTTCAGACAAAAAATATGTATCCATATTCAGCACACACTGTAAAGAATGAACATGTTGGCATCACTATACTGTTACAACCACTTTAAAGAGATGTATGCCTTTAGTGAATAGAAATTTGatagttgctgtgtgttttctgggctgtatggccatgtttcagaagcatttttttcctatggccatacagcccagaaaactcacagcaacccattgattctggccaggaaagcatttgacaacacaaatttGATATCTAAATGAGGTTGGAAGGTTATATATTTTGGAGAGTAAAATATTTCCCTGGTCTTATATTTAACCGTTCAAAAATAAAGGACAAaaagggattttattcagccaaaTAAATGAACTTGAATTTTAGTGGAAAGTATTCATTTTAACTATTTATTGCATTATATGTACTTTGAAATCATGACACTGCAATGTGTCTGGCTATTTGTTTTCATTACTTCATTGCTGTTTTTAGTAGTGTATACATTCTATTATTCAGACAATTGATCAACTTGTAAATATCTTCTCATctgtacatatatttatttatttacagcatttatattccgcccttctcaccccgaaggggactcagggcggatcacattacacatataggcaaacattcaatgccttttaacatagaacaaagacaagacaaacataggcttcgagcgggcctcgaactcatgacctcctggtcagagtgattcattgcagttaattgcagctggcttgttctcccgcctgcgccacagcccgggcccataaataaataaatggtttgttcatgaggtttcttccacaacattatttcatattgatatTCCTCCAAGGAATGCATGAAAAACAAGATGTATTTGAGGTATGCAAAGATCATTGAACCCAGCTTGAGACTCATGACTGGAAtgcaataacaaaaatatatatctctCCCAGAGAAAGAGGCCAAACTGGAGGCCAAAAGGGGAAGAGCATCAACTTGCGTCAAGGATGTGTATATTTGTGAGGAAACCATGACTTAAAATTACAGAAAACAGATTGAGAGCTTTTGGTTAAATTAAAGGAAGGGCAGCAACGGTTACATCATTGTATAAGTCTATTACAGATCTCCAAGAGAGACCAAACATTTGGATGATAAATTCTtagaacagtttttttaaaagggggagaTTTAGAGGTAATGGGAGACTTCAACCACTTGATATTTATTGGAGGTCAAACGCTACCAGGAAACTAAGGCTCCacacacacagctgaataaaatcccacattttctgttttgagctCCGTTacgtggcagtgtggattcagataacccagttcaaagcaggcattatggattatctgccttgatattctgggttatatggcagtgtggaagggcccaaattttTGCCTTGGAGACAGTTTCATTTTTCAGCAAGTggaggaggcaacaaggggatcatcTTTTTTGGACCAAATCCTTACCAATTAtatcgtgtttccccaaaaataagacaatgtcttatattattttttactcccaaacgTACTCCTATTTTTACTTGGTGCCCTTCCCTGAATTGCAGAAGTTCATAGTATTTTCCCATGCAATTCAAGTCAAGTCAGAGTACAATAGTCCAGTGTGGAAGGACCAATGTGTCCGAACTGCATATTTGTCGTCCATCCTGTGTGTTCTGGCAACCAAATGAAGGAGCTCCTCTGCTTCCTGCCTTGAAGCTATAACTTCTGATCTGGAAAATGCAGTCCATGGTCAAGTTCCTAATCCAAGCAGCCTATGTATCTGAGGCTGGATTTAAAATGGGATGGATAGATTAGTAttttatccatccatttatctcaGTGCCAAAATGTTCATTCCTATGTCTGGTGTTACTGGATTTGTGTTTTCAACTTGTTTTAATGTACTGTTAGCTACTTTGAGTTCCATTATCAGGAGAAGGGGTGTATGAACAGATTAAAATAAGAATAGTAgcaattatattacagtagagtctcacttatccaacactcgcttatccaacgttttggattatccaacacatttttgtagtcaatgttttcaatacatcatgatattttggtgctaaattcgtaaatacagtaattactacatagcattactgcgtattgaactactttttctgtcaaatttgttgtataacatgatgttttggtgcttaatttgtaaaatcataacctaatttgatgttgaataggcttttccttaatctctcattatccaacatattcgcttatccaacgttctgccggcccgtttatgttgaataagcgagattctactgtaattctatgtggatattttttgaaaatctataatggttattattatatcctgcttttctctcttaaaagtgGCGATTGGTGCTAAAAGCAATATACAGCGTAAAACGTAAAATATCGAAACGTTGAAGTAGAATTAAACAAGGGGCTCTGGAAACCGTTCAAACCATTAAAACCTATGCAAAACTGCATTTAAATCaggtttaatatgcattttaaatacTTCTTCCAGgctcctacacagctgtatacaatccagattatctactttgaactggattatatggcagtgcagacttgaactagattgtatggcaatgtagactcgggACACGacaatataatccagaatataaaagcagataatccacaatatctgctttgaattggattatgggagtctacattgccatgtaatccagttcagtgtggattttatacagtttaagcggctgagggggaaaaggaaggggcctgaggctgtcaggaatggtggagttggaagtccaaaacacctggagggaaggcccaagtttgcccatgcctggcctactgCATAGTGGAGAGAGTCAGGGGGCGTGTCCTGTGGCAGTCGCCGGGTCATGAATATGCATGAGTGGGTTGTCCCTGCCGCCGGCTGGCTTCTTCAGCCAAACGGAAGTGCTGCGACGCTTGGTTCCGGGCGCTTCCGGGAGGAAGATGGCGGCGGCGGCGCGGAGCCTGTCGCGGAGGGGCGTGGGGCTGGGCCGGCCTCCTCGCCGCGGAGAGCCgccttcctcctccgcctcctcgcCGTTGGATATCGTGAGGCCCTCGGTGGCGGAGCTCTCCCGGGCCGTGCGGAGCCACATCCCCTGCTCGGTGCCCGGCTGCGGAAAGGTGCTGCCCAACCCGCCGGCCCTCAGCATGCACCTCAGCAAGGCCCACCGCCTCCTGCCTCCTCAGGTGAGCCTGGCCCGGACTCCCCGCGAGGCCTTTCCTGGCGGCCTGTGCTTCTCCTCGTCCTCTGTCTTTCAAAAGcggtcaagagcgacttgagaaactgcaagtcgcttctgatgtgagacaaCTGgcctgacataataataataataataataccctgtttcccctaaaataagacatccccagaaaataagacctagtagaggttttgctgaattgctaaatataaggcctcccccgaaagtaagacctagcaaagtttttgtttggaagcatgcccaccgaacaaaacaccagagcatgcaggatcagtaaatgtacgtaccatagggtgttgtacatggaaataatggtcataacaagaaattcttgataggattcacagtttgtctggttatgctggtttgtgatgacaactactttacagtatataataaatgttcattttttttgttcaacaataaatatgaattcttcttcatggaaaaataagacatcccctgaaaataagacctagagcatctttgggagcaaaaattaatataagacactgtcttattttcgggaaaacacggtaatatattttgggatcacaaacctgcaaaagtattggagaatgagcataaTATAATAGTGAGCATAATattatgggcccctggtggtggcacagtgtgttaaagcgctgagctgctgaacttgcagaccgaaaggtcccaggttcaaatcccgggagcggaatgagcgcccgctgttagccccagctcctgccaacctagcagttcgaaaacatgcaaatgtgagtagatcaataggtaccgctccagcgggaaggtaacggcactccatgcagtcatgctggccacatgaccttggaggtgtctacagacaacgccggctttgaAATGaagctgagcaccaacccccagagtcggtcatgactggacttaacgtcaggggaaaaccttttttaaccctatatattattatatattatataataataataataataataataataataataataatatatttcgggatcacaaacctgcaaaagtattggaaaatgagcatgcaaagatactgtgggacttccgaatccagactgacaaagttctggaacaaaacacaccagacatcacagttgtggaaaagaaaaaggtttggataattgatgtcgccatcccaggtgacagtcgcattgatgaaaaacaacaggaaaaactcagccgctatcaggacctcaagattgaacttcaaagactctggcagaaaccagtgcaggtggtcccggtggtgatgggcacattgggtgccgtgccaaaagatctcagccggcatttggaaacaatagactagacattgacaaaattacaatctgccaactgcaaaaggccaccctactgggatctgcacgcatcatccaaaaataaatctcacagtcctagacacttgggaagtgttcgacttgtgattttgtgatacgaaatccagcatatctatcttgtttgctgtgtcataataaaattgctTTGTCGAACCCATGCTCTTCCCCTTTTTCTACATGTCAAAGGGAACGGGATGCAGGGCAGGGGAAGAAAaatatgaattgaaaacattatgAATTGCAGTGGGACATCAACGAAGGAACGGGTGATGTAAGTACACATCGCCCAGGCCAAGGCTCCTATATAGCTCGGCTTGTCAGGCAAACTAAGGCAATTGTTGACCTGGCTCAGGAATGCTCTGATCACTGTCATGTTACGTCACAAAGAGGACTGATTTGGTGTGGAATCTACCATGAGTTTTGCTTCTGCAGAAGATTATACGATGGTCCACTGAAGCTCTCAAAAATGTCCATTAAAGGTCTCATGTCAAGGCAGGCAAAGGAATGAACATGGAAAATAGTATCTTCTGTTGTTAATTCCACATAtttgcttctttaaaaataatattattttacttcTTCAGGATGGAAAAATAAATCCTGCAGTAAGAAAAGACTTGAAAACACCACAGAAGTACTACTGCTGTCCAATTGAAGGCTGTCCGAGAGGACCACAAAGGCCCTTCTCACAGTTTTCGCTTGTACGACAGGTACGTGGCATAACATATTGCAGAAGGATTTTTTGGTAATATTTTTGTATGAAGTTATTACcttaacagtaataataaatattgctTCTTAATTTCCATTTTAGTTGTCAACTGGGTGCAGTTTATTAAATTTGAAGGTTGGAAAACAGTCATTCTGTAGGACTAAAGAGTATAGAATAAGGCTTTGGATGGTTTTCATGCCATTGTTAGAAAAGTGAGTGGACGTGTTAAATCAGTTGAGTAAGTGAGTCTTGTTGCAAAGTCATGATAACCCGAAGACACGCTTTGATACCTTGAAATGAAAGTGGGAAGTAGAGAATTATTTTATCCACTGTTGCTGAGTCATTGCTTCGGGGGACTGGTCTGATTCATCACTGTGTGAAATGTACTCTTTTTGTTATAATTACTTGATTATGTCAGGCTTATAATAGCCTGCTTTGACTACTGAGAACATGAGCTGCTAACCTATTCAGAATGAATGAGCATAAGTGACGGATCTGAATCTTCTGACAACTTCATTCTGCAGTTCTTACTATGTTTTATAATTAAGCCTGTGGGAGTGACAGTGAGCATGATCCCTTCAGATCCATTTGCAACACTTCTTCAGTTCAAGCAGAGTCAGATAGCGCAGGTGGGCTTTTATTGTAACTATTTCCATGATATTTATGTAAacattttaagtacagtagagtctcacttatccaacataaacgggccggcagaaccttggataagtgaatatgttggataataaggagggattaaggaaaagcctattaaacgtctgattaggttatgattttacaaattaaacaccaaaacatcatgttatacaacaaatttgacagaaaaagtagttcaatatgcattaatgctatgtagtaattactgtatttacaaatttagcaccaaaatatcacaatgtattgaaaacattgactacaaaatgcgttggataatccagaacgttggataagcaagtgttggataagtgagactctactgtattttcaatagATAGTTTAAAATTAAATAACTGTTTGCCCAGCAATTGCCTGCTGAAATGtttctgtgtattattattatcatcatcatcttggagttttttccccccaattcaGAACTCAAGAAGATtaacaaaaaatttaaaacacttaCAAATTCACAGAATACAGCAGATTCAATTTTGTTCCTTAGGAATATGGATTATCTAGCATTTGATTTAAATGCAAAAgattttgaagttcaatccttaAAACATCCAAGGGCTGAAATCCTGGAGAGCTGCTGACAGTCAGTATAGAGAATATTGAGCTGGATAGACCAATAGGTATACACCGTTATTTTATGTTCCTGTAACCTTCTTGATTGCTTTTATGTGTTTCAGCACTTCATGAAAATGCATGC from Anolis carolinensis isolate JA03-04 unplaced genomic scaffold, rAnoCar3.1.pri scaffold_9, whole genome shotgun sequence carries:
- the cenpn gene encoding centromere protein N isoform X1 — its product is MAKKRPRESPRQNPPVKVFIMDVTVAEYIRRTVLRIPRSETRTMLTRWKFLSDSQLQSLNTNQKKEDISREVVELCQENCATITHAADLDMIYSYTYRDKMLWDVYQMIREEDLLYLAGDENDFFDLANFTKKFEESLRSSFKNVTITFKEFEDNSIWIRVAWGAQYRKPNQYKPSYVVYHSQTPYVFICKSINKSSMPLLFQALLVAANYSDIHEMDLRSRCLDSLKDIVFKRCSKSFPTHHLQPLQEKNSNLENVDPRIIREDKHEKERIQRIDRETFGDGPQPKLEFAQYRLKTTFRGDLINDILPNIEPFRCTVKFSSPHLLEALRSLAPAGIADAPLSPLLTCITQKARNHFNIREREGAHSKNSPGQGRIYK
- the cenpn gene encoding centromere protein N isoform X3, whose amino-acid sequence is MVFIMDVTVAEYIRRTVLRIPRSETRTMLTRWKFLSDSQLQSLNTNQKKEDISREVVELCQENCATITHAADLDMIYSYTYRDKMLWDVYQMIREEDLLYLAGDENDFFDLANFTKKFEESLRSSFKNVTITFKEFEDNSIWIRVAWGAQYRKPNQYKPSYVVYHSQTPYVFICKSINKSSMPLLFQALLVAANYSDIHEMDLRSRCLDSLKDIVFKRCSKSFPTHHLQPLQEKNSNLENVDPRIIREDKHEKERIQRIDRETFGDGPQPKLEFAQYRLKTTFRGDLINDILPNIEPFRCTVKFSSPHLLEALRSLAPAGIADAPLSPLLTCITQKARNHFNIREREGAHSKNSPGQGRIYK
- the cenpn gene encoding centromere protein N isoform X2; its protein translation is MAKKRPRESPRQNPPVKVFIMDVTVAEYIRRTVLRIPRSETRTMLTRWKFLSDSQLQSLNTNQKKEDISREVVELCQENCATITHAADLDMIYSYTYRDKMLWDVYQMIREEGDENDFFDLANFTKKFEESLRSSFKNVTITFKEFEDNSIWIRVAWGAQYRKPNQYKPSYVVYHSQTPYVFICKSINKSSMPLLFQALLVAANYSDIHEMDLRSRCLDSLKDIVFKRCSKSFPTHHLQPLQEKNSNLENVDPRIIREDKHEKERIQRIDRETFGDGPQPKLEFAQYRLKTTFRGDLINDILPNIEPFRCTVKFSSPHLLEALRSLAPAGIADAPLSPLLTCITQKARNHFNIREREGAHSKNSPGQGRIYK
- the atmin gene encoding ATM interactor isoform X2, with product MAAAARSLSRRGVGLGRPPRRGEPPSSSASSPLDIVRPSVAELSRAVRSHIPCSVPGCGKVLPNPPALSMHLSKAHRLLPPQDGKINPAVRKDLKTPQKYYCCPIEGCPRGPQRPFSQFSLVRQHFMKMHAEKKHKCDKCSNSYGTVWDLKRHVEDCGKTFQCTCGCPYASRTALLSHIYRTQHEIPAEHRNSYQTVPVTKSARGMKKLHGIS